The Corynebacterium suranareeae genome window below encodes:
- a CDS encoding VWA domain-containing protein, which translates to MSQHIRAKKLFAGIFTCVLAATLSPTSFAQEPPDAQATPTMIVLDNSGSMTAQDAGNQTRIDAAKQAATDLIEDISDHTDIGFAYYGGNTGETAADMEQGCQDVTIIDGPAKGNADTLIDTISQLSPRGFTPIGKALTDSAAELPEGGNIVLVSDGIANCTPPDVCEVAEELTAKGINLTINTIGLNVDPAAREELECIAKTGGGIYTDASDAQTLSDALTRVTTRQYAKYETNAEKIDGALAQEDAVALDTDTALFATDLGQESYFWKIPVEAGETISVSANTVTDPTVLTMNQGQIYLDAQLHTAEPPRHGLQGRCTHVSDDNFTPGLAVRGIQSATVVSKEIGSDDCDTDAIYLEISRSGDYFDGETIPTEITIERFGKVDDTTIGEVTETTDVELPAASTSEATEATPGQWFDSPTELDAAGEKVTATIVPGETHFYALPVDYGQQLRGGIRTTFSQVVGSQLGDRLYLQAFNPSRAEVDLTNSSPTSKELETLETFGYVAPVSYANMFADGARNKNHSGTWQGGTQYLAVTYLPFGEDEDISAQDQLLTLDYELVAEAHGTPIDPPVFAELKNSSAQDSAPTSASDSEDATTTASSEESNGLSIMWIALGVVALGIIIGLAFVLRKKN; encoded by the coding sequence GTGTCTCAACATATTCGTGCTAAGAAATTGTTCGCCGGGATTTTCACATGTGTCCTGGCAGCAACGCTCTCCCCCACCTCGTTTGCTCAAGAACCACCGGATGCACAAGCCACTCCAACAATGATCGTGTTGGATAACTCCGGTTCCATGACCGCTCAAGATGCCGGAAACCAAACCCGCATCGATGCAGCAAAACAAGCTGCTACCGACTTGATCGAAGATATTTCAGATCACACCGATATTGGTTTTGCCTACTACGGTGGCAACACCGGTGAAACAGCAGCTGATATGGAACAAGGCTGCCAAGACGTCACCATCATCGATGGGCCAGCTAAAGGCAACGCCGACACCCTTATCGATACCATTTCACAACTAAGCCCTCGAGGTTTTACACCGATCGGTAAAGCGCTCACTGACAGTGCAGCTGAGCTGCCAGAGGGCGGCAATATCGTGCTGGTGTCAGATGGAATCGCGAATTGCACACCACCTGATGTCTGCGAGGTAGCCGAAGAACTTACCGCGAAGGGCATCAACCTCACTATCAACACCATTGGTCTTAATGTTGATCCAGCAGCACGTGAAGAACTGGAATGCATCGCAAAAACCGGTGGTGGTATTTACACCGATGCCTCCGATGCACAAACTCTCAGTGATGCGCTAACCCGTGTGACCACCAGGCAATACGCTAAATATGAAACTAATGCAGAAAAAATAGATGGTGCACTAGCTCAAGAAGACGCAGTGGCATTAGACACCGACACTGCACTTTTTGCCACCGATCTGGGACAGGAATCCTACTTCTGGAAGATTCCAGTAGAAGCTGGTGAGACGATTTCTGTGTCTGCCAACACGGTTACTGACCCAACGGTGCTGACCATGAATCAAGGGCAAATCTACTTAGATGCCCAACTGCACACTGCAGAGCCACCACGACATGGCCTTCAAGGCCGATGCACCCATGTATCAGACGATAATTTCACTCCAGGCCTAGCTGTGCGAGGCATCCAAAGCGCAACCGTGGTATCTAAGGAAATCGGCTCCGATGATTGCGATACCGATGCCATATATCTAGAAATTTCACGGTCTGGAGACTACTTCGATGGGGAAACTATCCCTACTGAAATCACCATCGAAAGATTCGGCAAAGTCGACGACACAACAATCGGAGAGGTCACTGAAACCACTGATGTTGAGCTTCCTGCAGCTTCCACATCCGAAGCAACCGAGGCCACTCCTGGCCAGTGGTTTGACTCCCCAACTGAACTTGATGCTGCCGGTGAAAAAGTAACCGCCACCATTGTTCCTGGAGAAACCCACTTTTATGCACTCCCCGTGGACTACGGGCAGCAACTTCGTGGAGGGATCCGAACAACATTCAGCCAAGTTGTAGGATCCCAACTTGGCGATCGCCTATACCTTCAAGCATTTAACCCAAGCCGCGCAGAAGTAGACCTAACTAACAGTTCACCAACTTCCAAAGAATTAGAAACTTTAGAAACCTTTGGCTATGTCGCCCCGGTGAGCTACGCAAATATGTTTGCCGATGGCGCACGCAACAAAAACCATTCTGGCACGTGGCAAGGTGGCACCCAATATCTAGCGGTAACCTACCTTCCTTTTGGAGAAGACGAAGATATTTCTGCCCAAGACCAACTGCTCACGCTTGACTATGAACTGGTGGCAGAAGCCCATGGCACACCAATTGATCCGCCAGTTTTTGCAGAACTTAAAAACTCCAGCGCGCAAGATTCAGCGCCGACCTCTGCCAGCGACTCCGAAGACGCTACAACGACCGCGTCCTCGGAAGAATCCAATGGCTTATCAATCATGTGGATTGCCCTTGGAGTTGTGGCGCTCGGAATAATCATCGGGCTTGCCTTTGTACTAAGAAAGAAAAACTAA
- a CDS encoding exodeoxyribonuclease VII small subunit, translating to MTNPDIVGSGQGNDSFEPVAQLSYERARDELVEIVKILELGQMGLDESLKYWERGEALAKRCEEHLAGASARVEQALNKAE from the coding sequence ATGACTAATCCAGATATCGTCGGTTCCGGCCAAGGCAACGATTCCTTCGAACCCGTCGCCCAATTATCCTACGAGCGCGCCCGCGATGAACTCGTGGAGATTGTGAAAATTTTGGAGCTCGGTCAAATGGGCCTCGACGAATCCTTAAAATACTGGGAACGTGGCGAAGCTCTAGCAAAGCGCTGCGAAGAGCACTTAGCCGGCGCCTCAGCGCGGGTTGAGCAAGCATTAAACAAGGCAGAATAA
- the xseA gene encoding exodeoxyribonuclease VII large subunit yields MSPEQSKSKSTPETPWPVREVNTQVKQWIERLGHLWVEGQLAQINVKPNWKLSYLTLRDVEQEVSVQLTCPTDIIRNRPTPLKDGDRVIVYGKPAFYAGRGTFSLWVTDIRPVGIGELLARIEELRKRLAAEGLFDPSRKKRLPFLPNRVGLITGRGSAAERDVLSVAKDRWPEVQFEVINTAVQGASAVPEIIEALRVLDQDPRVDVIIIARGGGSVEDLLPFSEEALQRAVAAAKTPVVSAIGHEPDTPVLDNVADLRAATPTDAAKRVVPDVAEERLLINQLRERSAAALRGWVQREHQALAAIRSRPVLADPMTPINRRRDEITQAVGLIRRDVTHLVRTEQALVASLRAQVSALGPSATLARGYSVVQVIPRDGSEPEVVTTIEQSPPGSQLRIRVADGSITAAAMGTQQAN; encoded by the coding sequence GTGTCGCCCGAGCAATCAAAGTCAAAATCAACCCCTGAAACCCCGTGGCCTGTCCGGGAAGTAAACACTCAAGTTAAGCAGTGGATCGAGCGGCTTGGCCATTTGTGGGTGGAGGGACAACTTGCACAAATCAATGTGAAACCTAATTGGAAGTTGTCCTATTTAACGCTGCGTGATGTGGAGCAAGAAGTCTCGGTGCAGTTGACGTGCCCGACGGATATCATCCGCAACCGTCCCACGCCGTTGAAAGATGGCGATCGTGTGATTGTCTACGGCAAGCCAGCGTTTTATGCCGGCCGTGGCACATTCTCGCTGTGGGTCACTGATATTCGCCCGGTGGGTATTGGTGAGTTGCTTGCGCGAATTGAGGAGCTGCGCAAAAGACTTGCTGCGGAGGGGCTTTTTGACCCTTCCCGGAAAAAGCGTCTTCCATTCCTGCCCAACCGTGTTGGTTTGATCACGGGACGAGGATCAGCTGCTGAGCGCGATGTGCTCAGCGTGGCTAAAGACCGGTGGCCGGAAGTGCAATTTGAAGTGATCAATACCGCGGTTCAGGGTGCCTCGGCGGTTCCAGAGATCATCGAGGCGTTGCGCGTTTTGGATCAGGATCCTCGCGTGGATGTGATCATCATTGCCCGCGGTGGCGGCTCCGTGGAAGATCTTCTCCCCTTCTCTGAGGAAGCCTTGCAGCGCGCCGTGGCAGCAGCTAAAACACCTGTGGTTTCTGCCATTGGCCACGAGCCCGATACCCCGGTGTTGGACAATGTTGCAGACCTTCGCGCAGCAACACCTACTGATGCAGCAAAACGCGTGGTGCCCGATGTGGCAGAAGAACGCCTGTTAATCAATCAGCTGCGTGAGCGCAGTGCCGCAGCGTTGCGCGGTTGGGTGCAGCGCGAACATCAGGCATTGGCCGCGATTCGTTCCAGGCCTGTGCTGGCAGATCCGATGACCCCGATTAATCGTCGACGCGATGAGATCACCCAGGCTGTGGGCTTGATTAGGCGAGATGTCACCCATCTTGTGCGCACCGAGCAGGCTCTAGTGGCATCCTTGCGGGCACAGGTTTCAGCACTCGGCCCTTCAGCCACCTTGGCGCGAGGCTATTCGGTAGTTCAGGTCATCCCCCGCGATGGCAGCGAGCCTGAAGTAGTCACCACCATCGAACAATCCCCTCCCGGCAGTCAATTGCGCATTCGCGTAGCCGACGGCTCCATCACCGCAGCTGCCATGGGCACCCAGCAAGCAAACTAA
- a CDS encoding 4-hydroxy-3-methylbut-2-enyl diphosphate reductase, protein MSSPVISPETKTGKKILLAAPRGYCAGVDRAVETVERALEEYGAPIYVRKEIVHNRYVVDTLAEKGAIFVNEASEAPEGANMVFSAHGVSPMVHEEAAAKNIKTIDAACPLVTKVHKEVQRFDKQGFHILFIGHEGHEEVEGTMGHSVEKTHLVDGIAGIDTLPEFLADEPNLIWLSQTTLSVDETMEIVRELKAKYPQLQDPPSDDICYATQNRQVAVKAIAERCELMIVVGSRNSSNSVRLVEVAKQNGADNAYLVDYAREIDPAWLEGVETIGISSGASVPEILVQGVIERLSEFGFDDVEEVTSAAEKIVFALPRVLRHKN, encoded by the coding sequence ATGAGCTCACCTGTTATCAGCCCCGAAACCAAAACCGGAAAGAAGATCCTGCTTGCAGCCCCTCGCGGATATTGCGCCGGCGTGGACCGCGCAGTGGAAACCGTCGAGCGCGCGCTTGAAGAATACGGTGCCCCAATTTATGTCCGTAAAGAGATCGTGCACAACCGTTATGTTGTAGACACCTTGGCGGAAAAGGGTGCGATTTTTGTTAATGAAGCATCCGAAGCACCAGAAGGTGCCAACATGGTGTTTTCTGCGCACGGCGTAAGCCCGATGGTTCATGAAGAGGCCGCAGCGAAAAACATCAAGACTATCGACGCCGCCTGCCCGCTGGTAACCAAGGTGCACAAGGAAGTCCAGCGCTTTGATAAGCAAGGTTTCCACATCCTTTTCATCGGCCACGAAGGCCACGAAGAGGTAGAAGGCACCATGGGGCACTCTGTGGAAAAGACCCATTTGGTTGATGGCATTGCAGGTATTGATACTCTGCCTGAATTCTTGGCTGATGAGCCAAATCTGATCTGGCTATCCCAGACCACCCTTTCCGTCGATGAGACCATGGAGATCGTCCGTGAACTCAAGGCGAAATACCCGCAGCTGCAGGATCCACCATCAGACGATATTTGCTACGCAACCCAAAACCGTCAGGTAGCAGTGAAAGCTATCGCTGAGCGTTGTGAACTGATGATCGTGGTTGGTTCCCGCAACTCCTCCAACTCGGTTCGTTTGGTGGAGGTAGCTAAGCAAAACGGCGCCGATAACGCCTACCTGGTGGATTACGCCCGTGAAATCGACCCAGCATGGCTAGAAGGCGTAGAAACCATCGGTATTTCTTCCGGTGCGTCCGTGCCTGAGATCCTCGTCCAGGGCGTCATTGAGCGCCTCTCGGAGTTCGGCTTCGACGACGTGGAAGAAGTCACCTCCGCAGCTGAGAAGATTGTGTTCGCACTACCTCGCGTGCTGCGCCACAAGAACTAA
- a CDS encoding DUF6542 domain-containing protein, translating into MSHGSASSKRSSRSSQQTAFVGLPTWSGPSVVLASLITGLLVSLLLGVVGLPYQLIFIIATLGVTLLVEARGLFLTVASIPILFGIFTPLTSWFVSQQGVASSSSPGVSATEILTAVYPLAQLFPTLLMVTLVAALIAVVRIILLRRNQESRQVSGEKTRRAQREAEEANQNAARRARAQTTKVRSRRAQPSTGDTGSQVTVDELIRRSQERRQQIAKRQSERGVPFTPTPGPVVEPPKPAPRPSAPEAPARTDAGERRQAPRRRGSLDDDLYS; encoded by the coding sequence GTGTCTCATGGATCAGCGTCGTCGAAGAGAAGTTCCAGGTCATCTCAGCAGACTGCTTTTGTAGGTTTGCCAACGTGGTCGGGCCCTTCAGTAGTTTTGGCATCCCTCATTACAGGATTGCTTGTTAGCTTACTTCTGGGCGTAGTTGGTCTGCCCTACCAGTTGATTTTCATCATCGCGACTCTCGGTGTGACTTTGTTGGTTGAGGCCCGAGGCTTATTTCTTACTGTTGCTTCAATCCCGATCTTGTTTGGTATTTTTACGCCACTGACATCGTGGTTTGTTTCCCAACAAGGTGTTGCTTCTAGTTCTTCTCCGGGCGTTTCAGCAACCGAAATCTTGACTGCTGTATATCCGTTAGCGCAGCTCTTCCCAACATTATTAATGGTCACGCTGGTGGCGGCACTGATTGCCGTGGTGAGGATTATATTGTTGCGCAGAAACCAAGAATCTCGACAGGTTTCTGGTGAAAAAACCCGGCGCGCTCAGCGTGAGGCGGAAGAAGCTAATCAAAATGCAGCCCGCCGTGCTCGTGCACAAACTACTAAGGTGCGGAGCCGACGTGCACAACCAAGCACAGGTGATACGGGTTCGCAGGTGACTGTGGACGAGTTGATTCGTCGTAGTCAGGAGCGTCGTCAGCAGATCGCTAAGCGCCAATCAGAGCGAGGTGTTCCGTTTACTCCCACTCCTGGCCCCGTCGTAGAACCACCAAAACCAGCACCTCGCCCGAGCGCCCCTGAGGCGCCGGCGCGTACGGATGCAGGTGAGCGTCGACAAGCGCCAAGACGCCGCGGATCCTTAGACGATGACCTTTATAGCTAA
- a CDS encoding AI-2E family transporter, producing MDDFTKDPDGDPGDNADNFAHSASDSTAEPASESAPTMHRELPDRVDRSVVIADYFKNVSMWSLRLVFVAAAAFVLWWVTSRFWQGVLPVTLAIIICTVLSSPNSWLRKHGVPSVLSAFITIGTFFAIVGFILWAIAPSIAKQSQVLYFQAFEGILSIQLWLQGPPLNLDSDDLSSYFNEAATWLQNQAGTIAGEIFSGLGAATSVIVTLGVVLVLTFFFLKDGHRFLPWARKIGGETSGWHITELLTRAWTTLAGFVRAQALVSAVDAVFIGIGLVIVGVPMALALSVITFVAGFIPIIGAFTAGALAVLVALVSLGFTEAVIVLIIVVAVQQIEGNILSPLLQSRAMNLHPVIVLLSVTVGGTLFGIIGAFLAVPVAAMIAVFFRYFQDMTSLRAGERVAADLKFSSPYGELAGRAMEADGEIFRKRYYQNLLGGDPESNDLKIPEFLEADQESVDPNEIRRKELKRRFTSAKTVTSQAIDRMRKKN from the coding sequence ATGGATGATTTTACAAAGGACCCTGATGGCGATCCCGGCGACAACGCCGATAACTTTGCGCATTCAGCATCCGACTCCACAGCAGAGCCAGCGTCGGAATCGGCTCCCACTATGCATCGAGAATTACCTGATCGAGTGGACCGTTCTGTGGTCATAGCCGACTACTTCAAAAATGTTTCCATGTGGAGCTTGCGCTTGGTGTTCGTCGCGGCTGCCGCTTTTGTGCTGTGGTGGGTAACAAGCCGATTCTGGCAAGGTGTTTTGCCTGTCACGTTGGCGATCATTATTTGTACGGTGCTCTCATCACCTAACTCGTGGTTGCGTAAGCACGGTGTACCCAGTGTGTTATCGGCTTTTATCACCATCGGCACGTTCTTTGCCATAGTCGGATTCATTTTGTGGGCCATTGCACCAAGCATTGCAAAGCAATCACAGGTTCTATATTTCCAGGCTTTTGAAGGCATCTTGAGTATTCAGCTGTGGTTGCAGGGTCCACCGTTGAATCTGGATTCAGATGATCTCAGTAGTTACTTCAATGAGGCAGCTACCTGGTTGCAGAACCAAGCAGGCACCATTGCTGGGGAAATTTTCTCAGGCCTTGGTGCAGCTACCAGTGTGATAGTTACCCTCGGTGTGGTTTTGGTGCTCACGTTTTTCTTCCTTAAAGATGGTCACCGTTTTCTACCATGGGCAAGAAAGATCGGTGGAGAAACCTCTGGGTGGCATATCACTGAGCTTTTAACTCGTGCGTGGACCACCTTGGCTGGTTTTGTGCGGGCTCAAGCGTTGGTGTCTGCTGTTGATGCTGTGTTTATCGGCATTGGTTTGGTCATCGTGGGAGTGCCCATGGCGTTGGCACTGTCTGTTATCACGTTTGTTGCGGGTTTTATTCCGATCATTGGTGCGTTTACAGCTGGTGCTTTAGCCGTGCTGGTTGCCCTAGTATCTTTGGGCTTTACTGAGGCTGTCATCGTGTTGATCATTGTGGTTGCAGTCCAGCAGATTGAAGGCAATATTTTGTCCCCGCTGTTGCAATCACGGGCTATGAATCTGCACCCAGTAATCGTGTTGTTGTCAGTGACGGTTGGTGGCACGCTCTTTGGCATCATTGGTGCTTTTTTGGCGGTGCCGGTTGCAGCGATGATCGCGGTGTTCTTCCGCTATTTCCAAGACATGACATCTTTACGTGCAGGTGAACGTGTTGCTGCTGACCTGAAATTCTCCAGTCCTTATGGTGAGCTGGCGGGACGCGCGATGGAAGCGGATGGAGAGATTTTCCGGAAGCGCTATTACCAAAACTTACTTGGTGGGGATCCAGAATCCAATGATTTAAAGATTCCAGAGTTCTTGGAAGCGGACCAGGAATCGGTGGATCCTAATGAGATTCGTCGTAAAGAATTAAAGCGCAGATTTACGAGCGCTAAGACCGTAACCTCGCAAGCTATAGATAGGATGCGCAAAAAGAACTAG
- the metS gene encoding methionine/alanine import NSS transporter subunit MetS — MGTTAIIMMVLFMLIIWGGLVYATIALRREPDEKVGDFGTSPYATDTVLIEQEYERPSKA; from the coding sequence ATGGGAACTACAGCAATCATCATGATGGTGTTGTTCATGCTCATCATTTGGGGTGGCCTTGTATATGCCACCATTGCGCTTCGACGTGAACCAGATGAGAAGGTCGGCGACTTTGGTACATCTCCTTATGCCACCGACACTGTTCTCATCGAGCAAGAGTATGAAAGGCCATCGAAGGCCTAA
- a CDS encoding sodium-dependent transporter: MSTPQDTASTPPQKGERREVFSSRSIFILAAIGSAVGLGNIWRFPYVAYDNGGGAFLIPYAVALLTAGIPLLFLDFALGHRYRGSAPLAFRRFKKQTESIGWIQVGIAFFITIYYAAIIGWAGLYAFKSLNKAWGSDPDTYFFSDFLNFDSEAVVSLDIVPQIAIALFIVWVAAVAVLAIGVDKGIGRVNMVFMPLLVIIFIIVVVQAILLPGAEVGLDALFTPNWEALKNPTVWIAAYGQIFFSLSVGFGIMLTYSSYLKPRTNLTSTGLVTGFANSSFEVLAGIGVFAALGFMAANAGVGVDEVATSGIGLAFVAFPTIINEMPLGGLFGFLFFSSLTIAGFTSLFSLLEVVVSAVKDKFGLQRKATAIGVGVVMALISLVLFSTTSGLATLDIMDKFTNNIGIVAIALIAVVTIDWVLRRIDEFSTHLNAISAFKVNTIWRISVVNITTLVLGSTLVLELISLINEPYGGYTLLQNGLFGWGVLAVILVVAFLMPLVAWPKGTLVDGPPGSDFGVLPEFKRRLHRPRRWASNDPFIPFDASEDASRYPTVAVTNPEAKES; the protein is encoded by the coding sequence ATGTCAACTCCACAAGACACGGCTTCCACGCCCCCTCAAAAAGGCGAACGCCGCGAAGTATTTTCTTCCCGTTCTATATTTATTCTTGCTGCTATCGGTTCTGCGGTGGGCCTAGGTAATATTTGGCGCTTTCCTTATGTCGCATACGACAACGGCGGCGGCGCATTCCTTATCCCTTACGCTGTTGCCTTGCTTACTGCAGGTATTCCGCTGTTGTTCCTCGACTTCGCGCTTGGCCACCGGTACAGGGGTTCCGCTCCCCTAGCTTTTCGACGCTTCAAGAAACAAACCGAATCCATTGGTTGGATCCAGGTTGGTATCGCGTTCTTCATCACTATCTATTACGCGGCCATCATTGGTTGGGCTGGTCTTTATGCCTTCAAGTCTTTAAATAAGGCGTGGGGATCTGATCCGGATACTTATTTCTTCTCTGACTTTTTGAACTTCGATTCTGAAGCAGTAGTTTCCCTCGACATTGTTCCGCAGATCGCCATTGCACTGTTTATCGTGTGGGTTGCAGCTGTTGCTGTCCTTGCTATTGGCGTGGATAAAGGCATCGGGCGAGTCAACATGGTGTTTATGCCACTGTTGGTGATTATCTTCATCATCGTGGTTGTGCAGGCAATTTTGTTGCCTGGTGCTGAAGTTGGTTTGGATGCGCTGTTTACTCCGAACTGGGAAGCTCTGAAGAACCCAACTGTGTGGATTGCTGCATATGGCCAGATCTTCTTCTCACTGTCGGTGGGATTCGGCATCATGCTGACCTACTCCTCTTACCTAAAGCCTCGTACCAACTTGACCAGCACCGGTTTGGTCACTGGTTTTGCCAACTCTTCTTTCGAGGTTCTTGCAGGTATCGGCGTGTTCGCAGCACTCGGCTTCATGGCTGCTAATGCCGGAGTTGGTGTTGATGAGGTCGCAACCTCAGGAATTGGCCTTGCCTTCGTCGCTTTCCCAACGATTATCAATGAAATGCCTCTTGGCGGGCTGTTCGGTTTCCTTTTCTTTAGCTCTTTGACCATCGCTGGTTTTACCTCGCTGTTCTCGCTACTGGAAGTGGTCGTATCGGCAGTCAAAGATAAATTTGGCCTGCAGCGCAAAGCCACCGCGATCGGCGTGGGTGTTGTCATGGCATTGATTTCTCTCGTTTTGTTCTCCACCACGTCCGGCCTTGCAACGCTGGACATCATGGACAAGTTCACCAACAACATCGGTATCGTCGCCATCGCGTTGATTGCTGTGGTGACAATCGACTGGGTGCTGCGCCGCATTGATGAATTCTCCACCCACCTCAACGCAATCTCTGCTTTCAAAGTCAACACCATTTGGCGCATTTCGGTAGTCAACATCACTACTTTGGTTCTAGGGTCCACCCTTGTCTTGGAACTCATCTCCCTGATCAACGAGCCATACGGCGGATACACCTTGCTACAAAACGGCCTCTTCGGCTGGGGTGTTTTGGCAGTCATCTTGGTGGTCGCATTCCTAATGCCGCTGGTTGCATGGCCAAAGGGCACGCTTGTCGACGGCCCACCCGGTTCAGACTTCGGCGTCCTGCCGGAATTCAAGCGCCGACTGCACCGCCCACGGCGGTGGGCTTCTAATGACCCCTTCATCCCTTTCGATGCCAGCGAGGATGCATCGCGCTACCCTACTGTCGCAGTGACCAACCCTGAAGCTAAGGAGTCCTAA
- the ychF gene encoding redox-regulated ATPase YchF translates to MTLTLGIVGLPNVGKSTLFNALTRNDVLAANYPFATIEPNVGLVELPDARLERLAEIFGSERILPATVSFVDIAGIVKGASEGEGMGNAFLANIREADAICQVVRAFADENVIHVDGEVNPATDISVINTELILADLQTVEKALPRLEKDARKDKGLGEVVDETKKALAILSDDRTLFSAAKAGEIDLALLRDLHLMTAKPFLYVFNSDEEVLTDDAKKDELRALVAPADCVFLDAQTETELLELEEDEAAELLEAVGQTEPGLHSLARAGFETLGLQTYLTAGPKESRAWTIHKGDTAPQAAGVIHSDFERGFIKAEIVSFDDLDAAGSMAEAKAQGKVRQEGKDYVMVDGDIVDFKFNV, encoded by the coding sequence GTGACCCTTACTCTTGGAATCGTCGGCCTGCCCAACGTTGGCAAGTCCACTCTGTTCAACGCCCTGACCCGCAACGATGTGCTCGCAGCAAACTACCCCTTTGCCACCATCGAGCCAAACGTGGGCCTCGTCGAGCTTCCAGATGCTCGCCTAGAGCGCCTCGCTGAAATCTTTGGCTCCGAGCGCATCCTGCCAGCCACCGTGTCCTTCGTGGATATCGCCGGCATTGTTAAGGGAGCTTCCGAAGGCGAAGGAATGGGTAACGCCTTCCTTGCCAACATCCGCGAAGCAGACGCAATCTGCCAAGTTGTGCGCGCATTCGCTGACGAAAACGTCATCCACGTTGATGGTGAAGTTAACCCAGCAACCGATATCTCCGTGATCAACACCGAGCTGATCCTCGCCGACCTGCAGACCGTGGAAAAAGCACTCCCACGCCTCGAAAAGGATGCACGCAAAGACAAGGGACTTGGCGAAGTTGTAGACGAGACCAAAAAAGCCCTTGCGATCTTGAGTGATGACCGCACCTTGTTCTCTGCAGCAAAAGCTGGCGAAATTGATCTGGCCCTCCTGCGCGATCTCCACTTGATGACCGCGAAGCCTTTCCTCTACGTCTTCAACTCCGACGAAGAAGTGCTTACCGACGACGCCAAGAAGGACGAACTCCGCGCACTCGTCGCGCCAGCAGACTGCGTATTCCTCGATGCACAAACTGAAACTGAGCTTCTTGAACTCGAAGAAGACGAAGCAGCAGAGCTTCTAGAAGCAGTAGGCCAAACCGAACCAGGCCTCCACTCCCTGGCACGTGCTGGCTTTGAAACCCTCGGACTGCAGACCTACCTCACCGCAGGACCAAAAGAATCACGCGCCTGGACGATCCACAAGGGTGATACCGCACCACAAGCAGCAGGTGTTATCCACTCCGATTTCGAGCGTGGCTTCATCAAGGCTGAAATCGTGTCCTTCGACGACCTTGACGCTGCAGGCTCCATGGCAGAAGCCAAAGCACAAGGAAAAGTCCGCCAAGAAGGCAAGGACTACGTGATGGTTGATGGGGACATCGTAGACTTCAAATTCAACGTATAA
- a CDS encoding ornithine carbamoyltransferase, translating to MSLEGWTRDGLGELFDRVDHFEAKKQPSVEGAAALFFPPSSLRTRVSFERGVFEMGLQPITFPPETLDKSENLADVAGYLSAWVRLMVVRHSDISVLQRLADADVLPVINAMTDVNHPCEVLSDLYALSQEADIFSLRFLFVGADGNIARAWQEAAKAFGLSIVQSCPAELRVPGMPWQGNLMTAIADADVVITDGPGPHAEALTSYRVTAAVLEAAPSGIRFAPCPPFIRGREVSTDAIEHPAFVGYSFKQYLKPVQQAVMSWALGE from the coding sequence GTGTCGCTGGAAGGGTGGACCAGGGACGGTCTAGGCGAACTGTTCGATCGGGTCGACCATTTCGAAGCAAAGAAGCAACCGAGTGTTGAAGGTGCGGCGGCGCTGTTCTTTCCTCCGTCGAGTTTGAGAACGCGCGTTTCGTTCGAGCGCGGTGTCTTCGAGATGGGGCTCCAACCAATCACGTTCCCGCCTGAGACTCTGGACAAGAGCGAAAACTTGGCGGACGTGGCTGGTTACCTGTCTGCCTGGGTGCGACTCATGGTCGTGCGTCATTCAGACATTTCGGTACTGCAGCGCCTTGCTGATGCTGACGTCCTACCGGTAATCAACGCGATGACGGACGTGAACCACCCCTGTGAAGTGCTCTCAGACCTCTACGCGCTGTCACAAGAGGCTGATATTTTCAGTCTGCGGTTCCTGTTCGTGGGAGCCGATGGCAATATTGCTCGTGCATGGCAGGAAGCAGCGAAAGCCTTTGGTCTCAGCATAGTTCAGAGCTGCCCGGCTGAACTGCGAGTTCCTGGAATGCCGTGGCAGGGAAACCTTATGACGGCGATCGCGGATGCAGATGTTGTGATCACCGACGGCCCAGGCCCGCATGCGGAAGCGCTCACTTCGTACCGGGTGACAGCAGCAGTTCTTGAGGCTGCTCCGTCTGGGATCCGTTTTGCCCCGTGCCCGCCCTTCATCCGCGGCCGCGAGGTCTCAACGGATGCGATCGAGCACCCTGCCTTCGTCGGCTACAGCTTCAAGCAGTACCTCAAACCGGTGCAGCAGGCTGTCATGTCGTGGGCATTGGGCGAATAG
- a CDS encoding type II toxin-antitoxin system ParD family antitoxin, which yields MAINISISLDNHFAAFLAEQVALGRYRTESNVVRASLQLLERRETHIAALRDALVDGEASGEAEEFDFDSFIASKTS from the coding sequence ATGGCTATAAATATCTCAATCAGCCTTGATAATCATTTCGCAGCGTTCCTTGCTGAACAGGTCGCCTTAGGTCGATATCGAACTGAAAGTAACGTTGTTCGCGCCAGTTTACAGTTGTTAGAGCGACGAGAGACCCACATTGCTGCCTTGCGTGACGCGTTGGTCGATGGTGAGGCTAGTGGGGAAGCAGAAGAATTTGATTTTGATTCCTTCATTGCTTCAAAGACCTCGTGA